A section of the Jatrophihabitans sp. genome encodes:
- the murD gene encoding UDP-N-acetylmuramoyl-L-alanine--D-glutamate ligase has protein sequence MKLTELRGRRVAVWGTGREAVAAVKAIAPMQPAELIAVQDQETFLAGGAGWSELADSVPLRAGAEAHAAILDAQVLVRSPGVAQTHPWLIEARSRGVRVTGGTALWMADNAARAIGVTGSKGKSTTATLIHHLLTAVGRPNVLGGNIGTAALALPEAELYVLELSMYQCADLEDSPRTAVLTSLYPEHLDWSGGEQEYYRDKLNLVAHRPERVVFNSHDQRLTAQLHGFGPGLPAVPVGGPDSFHVAPGPRGEPWFHLATEPLFPRAALPLVGRHNESNLCVTLGALQSAGVDCLAQRDSLIAGLNSFAPLAHRLMPIEDPSGLTFVDDSISTIPESAIHAIEAYAHRPLTVIVGGQDRGLDYGPLRDFFQAKQVLATVIAIPDNGQRILQAIQDVPTVSTLSAEDLPAAVRLARRHTPAGGVVLLSPAAPSYGRFDNFEHRSRVFAEAIAQSAPAPAGELESPG, from the coding sequence GTGAAGCTGACAGAACTGCGCGGGCGCCGGGTGGCTGTGTGGGGGACCGGCCGTGAGGCGGTCGCGGCCGTCAAGGCGATCGCCCCGATGCAGCCGGCCGAGTTGATCGCGGTGCAGGACCAGGAGACGTTTCTGGCCGGCGGCGCGGGCTGGTCGGAGCTGGCCGACTCGGTGCCGCTGCGCGCCGGCGCCGAGGCCCACGCCGCGATCCTGGACGCCCAGGTGCTGGTGCGCTCGCCGGGTGTGGCCCAGACGCACCCGTGGCTGATCGAGGCCCGCTCCAGGGGCGTGCGGGTCACCGGCGGAACCGCGCTGTGGATGGCCGACAACGCGGCACGAGCCATCGGCGTGACGGGCAGCAAGGGCAAGAGCACCACCGCGACGCTCATCCATCACCTGCTGACGGCGGTGGGCCGGCCCAACGTGCTCGGCGGAAACATCGGAACAGCGGCGCTGGCGCTGCCTGAGGCCGAGCTCTACGTCCTGGAGCTGTCCATGTACCAGTGCGCCGACCTGGAGGACTCACCGCGCACGGCGGTGCTCACCTCGCTCTACCCGGAGCACCTGGACTGGAGCGGCGGCGAGCAGGAGTACTACCGGGACAAGCTCAACCTCGTCGCGCACCGTCCCGAACGGGTGGTGTTCAACTCTCACGATCAACGCCTGACCGCCCAGCTGCACGGGTTCGGCCCTGGCCTGCCGGCTGTCCCGGTGGGCGGTCCGGACAGCTTTCACGTCGCTCCCGGGCCGCGCGGCGAGCCGTGGTTCCACCTCGCCACCGAGCCGCTTTTCCCCCGTGCGGCATTGCCGTTGGTCGGGCGGCACAACGAGAGCAACCTGTGCGTGACCCTGGGAGCGCTGCAATCTGCAGGGGTGGACTGCCTGGCCCAGCGGGACTCGCTGATCGCCGGGCTGAACAGCTTTGCCCCGCTCGCGCACCGGCTCATGCCGATCGAGGACCCGTCCGGGCTCACCTTCGTCGACGACTCGATCTCGACCATTCCAGAGTCGGCGATCCATGCGATCGAGGCCTACGCGCACCGACCTCTGACGGTGATAGTCGGAGGACAGGACCGGGGTTTGGACTACGGACCGCTCCGTGACTTCTTCCAGGCCAAGCAGGTCCTCGCCACCGTCATCGCGATTCCGGACAACGGCCAGCGGATCCTGCAGGCGATCCAGGATGTGCCTACCGTCTCGACGCTCAGCGCCGAGGACCTCCCGGCGGCGGTTCGGCTGGCCCGCCGGCACACCCCGGCCGGCGGTGTGGTGCTGCTGTCACCGGCGGCGCCGAGCTACGGTCGCTTCGACAATTTCGAGCACCGCTCGCGGGTGTTCGCCGAAGCCATCGCCCAGAGCGCGCCAGCCCCAGCCGGCGAGCTTGAGTCACCCGGCTGA
- the amaP gene encoding alkaline shock response membrane anchor protein AmaP encodes MHADRTNRTMLILLALSLIAAGAVGALAGFGALGSVTKHGQLPANRVGAYFGRHGDWLWPVIAAAALILALMALRWLLALLFSTDRAGDLPLTGDRSAGRTTLSTAALTGAVASEIDGYPGVHSARARLIGDPLAPTLVITATLEESADLPGLRRRIEANAVEHARQALEDPDLPVRLDLTVTTQQAHRAA; translated from the coding sequence ATGCACGCCGACCGCACCAACCGGACCATGCTCATACTGCTGGCGCTCTCGCTGATCGCCGCCGGCGCTGTCGGCGCGCTGGCGGGGTTCGGCGCTCTCGGCTCGGTCACCAAGCACGGACAGTTGCCGGCCAACCGGGTGGGCGCCTACTTCGGCCGGCACGGTGACTGGCTCTGGCCGGTGATCGCCGCCGCCGCCCTGATCCTCGCGCTCATGGCGCTGCGCTGGTTGCTGGCCCTGCTGTTCTCCACCGACCGCGCCGGTGACCTGCCGCTCACCGGTGACCGCTCGGCCGGCCGCACCACCCTGTCGACGGCCGCCCTGACCGGCGCGGTCGCCTCTGAGATCGACGGCTACCCTGGCGTCCACTCAGCCCGGGCCCGGCTGATCGGTGACCCGCTCGCTCCGACGCTGGTGATCACCGCCACGTTGGAGGAGAGCGCCGACCTGCCTGGCCTGCGCCGGCGAATCGAGGCCAACGCCGTCGAGCATGCCCGGCAGGCCCTGGAGGACCCCGACCTGCCGGTGCGGCTGGACCTGACGGTCACCACCCAGCAAGCCCACCGGGCCGCCTGA
- a CDS encoding RNA polymerase sigma factor, which produces MSHSEADGFDDGYLVRRAQEGYLDAYAELVNRHSLLAYRVALRILGHHQDAEDVAQDALVTAWQQLPQFRGESAFSTWLYRIVTRRAVNRINRDHRHSSADVLAELADDSAQTEIAFERNETVDAVTDAIQALPPAQRIVVVLHHLEGLSYADVATVTASSVPAVRSQLYRARRALGSALAEWR; this is translated from the coding sequence ATGAGCCACAGCGAGGCCGACGGCTTCGATGACGGCTACCTCGTGCGCCGGGCGCAAGAGGGGTATCTCGACGCCTACGCCGAACTGGTGAACCGGCACAGCCTGCTGGCCTACCGGGTGGCCCTGCGGATTCTGGGTCACCATCAAGACGCTGAGGACGTCGCCCAGGACGCCCTGGTCACGGCATGGCAGCAGTTGCCCCAATTCCGTGGCGAGTCTGCTTTCTCCACCTGGCTATACCGGATTGTGACCCGGCGAGCCGTCAACCGGATCAACCGGGATCACCGGCACAGCTCGGCCGACGTCCTCGCCGAGCTTGCCGACGACAGCGCTCAGACCGAGATCGCTTTTGAGCGCAACGAGACGGTCGACGCCGTCACCGACGCCATCCAGGCGTTACCACCGGCACAGCGGATCGTTGTGGTGCTGCATCACCTGGAAGGCCTGTCCTACGCCGACGTCGCCACGGTCACCGCCTCCAGTGTCCCCGCGGTGCGTAGTCAGCTCTACCGGGCGCGTCGGGCACTCGGTTCGGCGCTTGCGGAGTGGAGGTGA
- a CDS encoding DUF6286 domain-containing protein, with product MRLVNRLLAALLSLALIALGVLVVTEVIAQRLGRRPAAVDWPRLYDWAQRTPWQQGSVRVACIALIALGLLLLAAELKPAKPSRLAVRSDTTDAAYTRRGVAATVRSAVSDVDGINSASVSVSRRKVKVEATTAGLQPFTAETLQEPATTAARQRLDTLELTDPPALSVHVSTRSR from the coding sequence ATGAGACTTGTCAATAGATTGCTGGCCGCCCTGCTCAGCCTCGCCCTGATCGCCCTAGGCGTGCTGGTGGTGACCGAGGTGATCGCGCAGCGGCTGGGCAGGCGACCGGCGGCCGTGGACTGGCCGCGCCTGTATGACTGGGCGCAGCGCACACCCTGGCAGCAGGGCAGCGTCCGGGTCGCCTGCATCGCGCTGATAGCCCTCGGCCTGCTGCTGCTGGCCGCTGAGCTCAAGCCCGCCAAGCCGAGCCGGCTCGCCGTCCGCTCGGACACCACCGACGCCGCCTACACCCGGCGCGGGGTGGCAGCCACCGTCCGCTCGGCTGTCAGCGACGTCGACGGCATCAACTCCGCGTCGGTGTCGGTCAGCCGGCGCAAGGTCAAGGTCGAGGCGACCACCGCCGGCCTGCAGCCGTTCACCGCCGAGACCCTGCAGGAGCCGGCCACCACCGCCGCCCGGCAGCGTCTGGACACCCTCGAACTCACCGACCCGCCGGCGTTGTCGGTCCACGTGAGCACCAGGAGCCGCTGA
- a CDS encoding UbiA family prenyltransferase has protein sequence MLARPSVLIRTSHPVPCVAVTALSAALFAVAGKPPAVCLLGAAAVLAGQLTIGWSNDLIDARRDSAAGRRDKPLALEPELAHQVRIALGVAVVLAVLLSLALGWRAAALHGVTVAGGWAYNLGLKATPWSALAYFVAFAALPAIATSASPQAQMAPAWTMLAAGLVGVAAHFGNVLPDLQDDLAAGVLGLPQRLGARGSVLAAIAALLIAAGIIDVRVGFRNPALTAVGTAAVLALALVALGCAVRRPRGQGAFLATMAAAAVDVSILAVNHGLG, from the coding sequence GTGCTGGCCCGCCCCTCGGTTCTCATCCGCACCAGTCATCCGGTCCCGTGCGTGGCGGTCACGGCCTTGTCGGCGGCCCTGTTCGCCGTGGCGGGCAAGCCGCCGGCGGTGTGCCTGCTGGGCGCGGCGGCAGTGCTGGCCGGCCAGCTGACCATCGGCTGGTCCAACGACCTGATCGACGCCCGGCGCGACAGCGCGGCCGGCCGGCGGGACAAGCCGTTGGCGCTCGAGCCCGAGCTGGCCCACCAGGTCAGGATCGCCCTCGGCGTCGCTGTTGTCTTGGCGGTGCTGCTGTCGCTGGCGCTGGGCTGGCGCGCGGCTGCCCTGCACGGTGTCACGGTGGCCGGCGGCTGGGCTTACAACCTGGGCCTGAAGGCCACGCCCTGGTCGGCGCTGGCCTACTTCGTCGCGTTCGCGGCGCTGCCGGCGATCGCGACTTCGGCGAGCCCGCAGGCGCAGATGGCGCCGGCCTGGACGATGCTGGCCGCCGGCCTGGTCGGGGTGGCCGCGCACTTCGGCAACGTGCTGCCAGATCTGCAGGACGACCTGGCGGCCGGGGTGCTGGGGCTGCCGCAGCGGCTGGGCGCCAGGGGCTCGGTGCTCGCGGCGATCGCGGCGCTGCTGATCGCGGCCGGCATCATCGACGTGCGGGTCGGCTTTCGGAATCCGGCGCTGACGGCGGTCGGGACGGCGGCGGTGCTGGCGCTGGCGCTGGTCGCCCTCGGCTGCGCCGTGAGGCGCCCGCGCGGTCAGGGCGCGTTCCTGGCGACGATGGCCGCAGCCGCCGTCGATGTCAGCATCTTGGCCGTCAACCACGGCCTCGGGTAG
- a CDS encoding PRC and DUF2382 domain-containing protein, whose translation MMTPEQLQSMIGQTAVDSSGDKIGRIGQIYLDDSTGDPQWVTVSTGMFGTKESFAPLYGSRAEGQNLMLAVSKAMVKDAPNVENDGHLDESEVQALYQYYNGYLGEQGMMGGGGQDYIEQDMSGRQDLGDQAGVVGHDTSGPTTDDAMTRSEERVRVGTQNVETGRARLRKYIVTENVTQTVPVSREEVRIEREPITEENMGKAMSGGDLTEEEHEVTLHAERPVVEKETVPVERVRLATETVTSEETVSEQVRKEQIEEPQTEIRGDQR comes from the coding sequence ATGATGACACCAGAGCAGTTGCAGTCCATGATCGGTCAGACCGCCGTGGACAGCAGCGGTGACAAGATCGGCCGGATCGGGCAGATCTACCTCGATGACAGCACCGGCGATCCGCAGTGGGTCACCGTCAGCACCGGCATGTTCGGAACGAAGGAGTCCTTCGCACCGCTGTACGGCTCACGCGCCGAGGGCCAGAACCTGATGCTCGCCGTGTCCAAGGCCATGGTCAAGGACGCGCCGAACGTCGAGAACGACGGTCACCTAGACGAGTCCGAGGTGCAGGCGCTCTACCAGTACTACAACGGCTACCTGGGCGAGCAGGGCATGATGGGCGGCGGCGGTCAAGACTACATCGAGCAGGACATGAGTGGCCGCCAAGACCTCGGTGACCAAGCCGGCGTGGTCGGGCACGACACCTCCGGCCCGACGACCGATGACGCCATGACCCGGTCGGAGGAGCGGGTCCGCGTCGGGACCCAGAACGTCGAGACCGGCCGCGCCCGGCTGCGTAAGTACATCGTGACCGAGAACGTCACCCAGACGGTGCCGGTCAGTCGCGAGGAGGTCCGCATCGAGCGCGAGCCGATCACCGAGGAGAACATGGGCAAGGCCATGTCAGGTGGTGACCTCACCGAAGAGGAGCACGAGGTGACCCTGCACGCCGAGCGCCCGGTGGTGGAGAAGGAGACCGTTCCGGTGGAGCGGGTCCGGCTGGCCACCGAGACGGTCACCAGCGAGGAGACGGTGTCCGAGCAGGTCCGCAAGGAGCAGATCGAGGAACCGCAGACCGAGATCCGCGGCGACCAGCGCTAG
- a CDS encoding SDR family oxidoreductase, with protein sequence MSHPRKGQVIVVTGASGGIGRASAVAFAARGGTVALLARGEKGLAGAAADVERAGGRALIVPTDVADEGQVFAAAARVEEEAGPIDVWVNSAFTSVFAPLHEITPEEFRRVTEVSYLGYVYATMAALRHMRPRDRGVIVQVGSALAYRGIPLQSAYCGAKHAIQGFHEALRCELLHDKSGIHVSMVQMPAVNTPQFGWVLSRLPRQAQPVPPIYQPEFAARAVLFAADHPKRREYWVGSSTVGTLAANALAPGLLDRYLARTGFSSQQTERSQDPDAPVNLWEPADGPDGDDFGAHGRFDATSHDRDPQLWASHHHGVLAAGAASLAAAIMRRRRRARCA encoded by the coding sequence GTGAGCCACCCGAGAAAAGGTCAAGTCATCGTCGTCACCGGCGCCAGCGGCGGAATCGGCCGAGCGAGCGCGGTCGCGTTCGCGGCGCGGGGCGGCACGGTGGCGTTGCTCGCCCGCGGTGAGAAGGGGCTTGCCGGGGCGGCCGCCGACGTCGAGAGAGCCGGCGGGCGTGCGTTGATCGTGCCCACCGACGTCGCCGACGAGGGGCAGGTCTTCGCTGCCGCGGCCCGCGTCGAAGAAGAGGCCGGCCCGATCGACGTCTGGGTCAATTCAGCGTTCACCTCGGTCTTCGCGCCGTTGCACGAGATCACGCCGGAGGAGTTCCGCCGGGTGACCGAGGTCAGTTACCTCGGCTACGTCTATGCCACCATGGCCGCGCTGCGCCACATGAGGCCGCGCGATCGCGGCGTCATCGTCCAGGTGGGCTCGGCTCTGGCCTACCGAGGCATTCCGTTGCAATCGGCCTACTGCGGCGCCAAGCACGCCATCCAGGGATTTCACGAGGCGCTGCGCTGCGAACTGCTCCACGACAAGAGCGGCATCCACGTGAGCATGGTGCAGATGCCCGCGGTCAACACCCCGCAGTTCGGCTGGGTGCTGTCCCGGCTGCCGCGGCAGGCCCAGCCGGTGCCGCCCATCTACCAGCCCGAGTTCGCGGCTCGAGCGGTCCTCTTCGCCGCCGATCACCCCAAGCGGCGTGAGTACTGGGTCGGCTCGTCGACCGTGGGAACGCTGGCGGCCAACGCGCTGGCCCCCGGCCTGCTGGACCGTTATCTGGCGCGAACCGGGTTCTCCTCCCAGCAGACCGAGCGTAGCCAGGACCCCGACGCCCCGGTCAACCTGTGGGAACCTGCCGATGGTCCCGACGGCGACGATTTCGGCGCCCATGGCCGCTTCGACGCCACCTCTCATGATCGAGATCCCCAGCTGTGGGCGTCACATCATCACGGCGTGCTGGCAGCCGGCGCGGCAAGCCTGGCAGCGGCGATAATGCGCCGGCGCCGGCGAGCGCGCTGCGCGTGA
- a CDS encoding Asp23/Gls24 family envelope stress response protein → MTKPTSTSVTTPAGADSPASPPRLHTDQGRISVAENVVQKIAGMACREVSGVHRMGTSTGRAFGALRERIPGSTGPNVAQGVGVEVGETQAAIDLDIVVEYGVSIADLGKSIQRNVKQSVERMTGLEVVEVNVSVDDVYLPTDDQQQEAPARVS, encoded by the coding sequence ATGACCAAACCGACTAGCACCAGTGTCACCACTCCTGCCGGCGCCGATTCCCCGGCCAGCCCACCACGGTTGCACACCGATCAGGGCAGGATCAGCGTGGCCGAGAATGTCGTTCAGAAGATTGCCGGAATGGCATGCCGGGAGGTGAGTGGCGTGCACCGGATGGGCACCAGCACCGGACGCGCCTTCGGGGCGCTGCGTGAGCGGATTCCGGGCAGCACCGGCCCGAACGTCGCCCAAGGTGTCGGCGTCGAGGTCGGCGAGACCCAGGCGGCGATCGACCTCGACATCGTCGTCGAGTACGGCGTGTCGATCGCTGACCTCGGCAAGAGCATCCAGCGCAACGTCAAGCAGTCGGTGGAACGCATGACCGGCCTGGAAGTCGTGGAGGTCAACGTCAGCGTCGATGACGTCTACCTGCCCACCGATGACCAGCAGCAGGAAGCGCCAGCCCGGGTCTCATGA
- a CDS encoding Asp23/Gls24 family envelope stress response protein, producing MTATAVTESPAGPPGAPPPSGVGRTELGTITLSESVVAKLAARAAMEIPDAGAAAPRLLGRSLSGAGVRPTSLTSLPKASAHVDGSVALIKLELSVRWPASVPAVTAAVREHVRTRVADLTGLIVAEVTLHVSALVTDLGRPARRVR from the coding sequence ATGACCGCGACCGCCGTCACCGAAAGCCCGGCCGGGCCGCCAGGCGCCCCACCGCCTTCGGGTGTGGGCCGCACCGAGCTGGGCACGATCACCCTCAGCGAGTCGGTGGTCGCCAAGCTGGCCGCCCGGGCCGCGATGGAGATCCCCGACGCCGGCGCCGCCGCGCCCCGGCTGCTGGGCCGGTCGCTGTCAGGCGCCGGCGTCCGGCCGACCAGCCTGACCTCGCTGCCCAAAGCCTCGGCTCACGTCGACGGCTCGGTCGCGCTGATCAAGCTGGAGCTCAGCGTTCGGTGGCCGGCCTCGGTGCCGGCGGTGACCGCCGCCGTGCGTGAGCACGTCCGGACCCGAGTGGCGGACTTGACCGGCCTGATCGTGGCCGAGGTGACCCTTCACGTCTCGGCCCTGGTCACCGACCTGGGCCGACCCGCCCGCCGCGTGCGCTAG
- a CDS encoding DUF2071 domain-containing protein, translating into MTEWEFDRVAAPLRPPIVFDQHWRNVTFVHWPVEPATVAGLFPPGCRPDVVEGRTYVGLVPFQLLGVRIGRLGPIPYFGSFAETNIRLYSVDGAGRHGVVFCSLDTARLAIVPIARLLFGVPYTWSRMRVRQQAGGDWRYESRRRWPQRGLASTLTVGVGAPVEPTQLEQWLTARWGLHARIGGRTRWVPNAHGPWPLHEAEVVQLRDDLLAASGVVPAGDRLRALWSPGVRAQFGRPVTVAER; encoded by the coding sequence ATGACCGAATGGGAGTTCGACCGGGTCGCAGCGCCGTTGCGGCCCCCGATCGTCTTCGACCAGCACTGGCGCAACGTCACCTTTGTGCATTGGCCGGTCGAACCAGCGACGGTCGCAGGGCTGTTTCCGCCCGGCTGCCGGCCCGATGTCGTCGAAGGCCGCACCTATGTCGGCCTGGTTCCCTTTCAATTGCTCGGCGTCAGGATCGGCCGGCTCGGCCCGATTCCCTACTTCGGCTCCTTCGCCGAGACCAACATCCGGCTCTACTCGGTGGACGGGGCCGGCCGGCACGGCGTCGTCTTCTGCTCGCTGGACACCGCGCGGCTGGCGATCGTGCCGATCGCCCGGCTGCTGTTCGGCGTGCCCTACACCTGGTCGCGGATGCGGGTGCGGCAGCAGGCGGGCGGCGACTGGCGCTATGAGTCGCGGCGCCGGTGGCCCCAGCGCGGGCTTGCCAGCACCCTGACGGTCGGAGTGGGGGCGCCGGTCGAGCCGACTCAACTGGAGCAGTGGCTCACCGCCCGGTGGGGCCTGCACGCCCGGATCGGCGGGCGCACCCGCTGGGTGCCGAACGCCCATGGCCCGTGGCCGCTGCACGAGGCCGAGGTCGTGCAGCTGCGCGATGACCTGCTGGCTGCCTCTGGAGTCGTTCCCGCCGGTGACCGGCTGCGGGCGTTGTGGTCACCCGGCGTCCGGGCCCAGTTCGGCAGGCCCGTCACGGTGGCTGAGCGTTGA
- a CDS encoding phosphotransferase, which produces MPTRAVGQLNPARWHPEHQRLSVEQALAALALPPAIDHLVVCHGDACAPNTLVSAQGRWTGHVDFGSLGVADRWADLAIATWSADWNYGPGWSDRLLAAYGVEADPVRMRYYRLLWDLGP; this is translated from the coding sequence ATGCCCACCCGAGCGGTCGGTCAGCTGAACCCCGCCCGCTGGCATCCGGAGCACCAGCGGTTGAGCGTCGAGCAGGCGCTGGCCGCGCTGGCGCTTCCGCCGGCGATCGACCACCTGGTGGTCTGCCATGGCGATGCGTGCGCTCCCAACACCCTGGTGAGCGCGCAGGGAAGGTGGACCGGTCACGTCGATTTCGGCTCGCTCGGGGTCGCTGACCGGTGGGCCGATCTGGCGATCGCGACCTGGAGCGCCGATTGGAACTACGGCCCCGGCTGGTCGGATCGGCTGCTGGCGGCCTACGGCGTCGAGGCTGACCCGGTCCGGATGCGGTACTACCGGCTGTTGTGGGACCTGGGCCCCTGA
- a CDS encoding GAF and ANTAR domain-containing protein, whose product MDSARWFAALARDLAEQAGRDATASRVLELITGATGCSFAAIAQLSPQGVLVHNHSTDRELLGKVAAISSGTGEGVAWQALRERQTVRIEDLSSESRWPLYTARMRAETPLRSALGYCLILDNRVLAAMALFSTEPGFFTDAICRFADVYADHAAIALARVTDHERAENLETALQSNREIGMAVGILMVRYGLTDQAAFDLLRVTSQHEHRKLREIAAETVYSGELPQRAERAVLRLA is encoded by the coding sequence ATGGACAGCGCGCGCTGGTTCGCGGCCCTTGCCCGTGATCTGGCCGAGCAGGCAGGCCGGGACGCCACTGCCTCCCGGGTGCTCGAGCTAATCACCGGCGCCACCGGTTGCTCCTTTGCCGCGATAGCGCAGCTTTCACCGCAAGGCGTTCTGGTCCACAACCACTCCACCGACCGAGAACTGCTCGGCAAGGTCGCCGCTATCTCCAGCGGCACCGGAGAAGGTGTCGCGTGGCAGGCACTGCGCGAGCGCCAGACCGTGCGGATCGAGGATCTGAGCTCAGAGTCCCGGTGGCCGCTGTACACCGCCCGAATGCGCGCTGAGACCCCACTTCGATCTGCTCTGGGGTACTGCCTGATCCTGGACAACCGGGTGCTCGCGGCGATGGCGCTCTTCTCCACCGAGCCGGGCTTCTTCACCGATGCCATCTGCCGCTTCGCCGATGTGTACGCCGACCACGCCGCGATCGCGCTGGCCAGAGTGACCGACCACGAGCGGGCGGAGAACCTCGAGACCGCGCTGCAGAGCAACCGCGAGATCGGCATGGCGGTCGGCATCCTGATGGTCCGCTACGGGCTCACCGACCAGGCCGCTTTCGATCTGCTCCGGGTCACCTCCCAGCACGAGCACCGCAAGCTTCGGGAAATCGCCGCCGAGACGGTGTACAGCGGTGAGCTTCCGCAGCGTGCCGAGCGGGCAGTCCTTCGGTTGGCTTGA
- a CDS encoding DUF72 domain-containing protein, with protein sequence MGVQVGTSGWSYAHWDGVLYPPGTAPASRLALYTRQFATVELNASFYRWPADRTFASWQARLPPGFELSVKASRGLTHSKRLYAPEAWVARMTSCWHQLGVRRGVLLVQLAPGHARDDARLEYFLAQLPDWMRVAVEFRHPSWQDEAVFALLERHRAAYCVMSGANLPCVLRATADFVYVRMHGPDHEHLYGGSYSEADLDWWRQRIQEWEADGRDVYVYFNNDGAGHAVRNAGALRRLLGQ encoded by the coding sequence GTGGGCGTGCAGGTCGGCACCTCCGGATGGAGCTACGCGCACTGGGACGGCGTGCTCTACCCGCCCGGGACCGCGCCTGCCTCGCGGCTGGCGCTCTACACTCGCCAGTTCGCGACCGTCGAGCTCAACGCCAGCTTCTACCGCTGGCCGGCCGACCGGACGTTCGCGAGCTGGCAGGCGCGGCTGCCACCGGGCTTTGAGCTGTCGGTGAAGGCTTCACGGGGCCTGACCCACAGCAAGCGGCTGTACGCCCCGGAGGCATGGGTGGCCCGGATGACGTCGTGCTGGCATCAGCTCGGCGTGCGACGAGGCGTGCTGCTGGTCCAGTTGGCGCCCGGGCACGCTCGCGATGACGCCCGGCTGGAGTACTTCCTGGCGCAGCTGCCCGACTGGATGCGGGTGGCGGTCGAGTTCCGGCACCCGAGCTGGCAGGACGAGGCGGTCTTCGCCCTGCTGGAGCGGCACAGAGCGGCCTACTGCGTGATGAGCGGCGCGAACCTGCCGTGCGTGCTGCGGGCCACCGCCGATTTCGTCTACGTCCGGATGCACGGGCCAGATCACGAGCATCTGTATGGCGGGTCCTACTCCGAGGCCGACCTGGACTGGTGGCGCCAGCGCATCCAGGAATGGGAGGCCGACGGTCGGGACGTCTACGTGTACTTCAACAATGACGGCGCCGGCCATGCCGTCCGCAACGCCGGCGCCCTGCGCCGGCTGCTCGGCCAGTAG
- a CDS encoding Asp23/Gls24 family envelope stress response protein — MTEPSLARRLLDSADSRLACGADVDELLEQVADGDAERLSSHQRNCPHCQAAIAEFQMLWAPVEHYARQPVSVPSRLRASVLNQVDRLVRDVWHTLQLTELGTVRVAARVVAAVARETASQVPGVRVALGRSTESQSAGLVARATAGHLHPHAAVGVLGRTAVVDLALAVSHGEPVHEVAHEVRRRVIIELKENIGLQSVTVNVVIDDVLPIPVPAPAKPGGVLAETAD; from the coding sequence ATGACTGAGCCGTCGCTGGCCCGCCGCCTGCTCGATTCCGCTGATTCCCGACTGGCATGCGGCGCCGACGTCGACGAGCTGCTCGAGCAGGTCGCCGACGGTGACGCCGAGCGGCTGAGCTCCCATCAACGGAACTGCCCGCACTGTCAGGCCGCGATCGCCGAGTTTCAGATGCTGTGGGCGCCGGTTGAGCACTACGCCCGGCAGCCGGTCAGCGTTCCGTCTCGGCTGCGGGCATCGGTGCTCAACCAGGTCGACCGGCTGGTGCGCGACGTGTGGCACACCCTGCAGCTGACCGAGCTCGGGACCGTCCGGGTCGCGGCCCGGGTGGTGGCCGCGGTGGCCCGGGAGACCGCAAGCCAGGTGCCCGGCGTCCGGGTCGCGCTCGGCCGGAGCACTGAGTCCCAGAGCGCGGGATTAGTGGCCAGGGCAACCGCTGGCCACCTGCATCCCCACGCCGCGGTCGGCGTGCTCGGCCGCACCGCGGTGGTGGACCTCGCGCTGGCCGTGAGTCACGGCGAGCCGGTTCATGAGGTGGCACACGAGGTGCGCCGCCGGGTGATTATCGAACTGAAAGAAAACATCGGATTACAGAGCGTGACTGTTAACGTCGTAATAGACGACGTATTGCCTATACCCGTTCCCGCCCCGGCTAAACCGGGTGGCGTGCTTGCTGAAACAGCTGATTAA